A single window of Candidatus Bathyanammoxibius amoris DNA harbors:
- the rtcA gene encoding RNA 3'-terminal phosphate cyclase, whose product MQPLKIDGSFGEGGGQILRTSLTLSAITNRPFEIFNIRAGRKPPGLRPQHLQAVKAAQKISGAVVDGAQISAGSITFTPGQVTPGEYSFEIGTAGSVSLVLQTIFLPLAVSGEGIEGGSKIRITGGTHVPWSPCFHYLKLHWLKYIKTLGLDAGLEMPRAGFYPRGGGEMVAKIFPAGEIKPLVLEEKGPLKRITGISAAGNLPMHIIRRQREQAEKRLAGEGFTCPLLIKEEEMPAVGQGTMLLLLAEFEHSSCCYYGLGAVGKRAEAVADEAVDGLLGFMKTDGVMDEHLADQLVLPLALVKELSRFVTPKVTRHLLTNIEVIKKFLSVEIEVEDMGEKGGRVSIIA is encoded by the coding sequence ATGCAACCCCTCAAGATAGACGGCTCGTTCGGCGAGGGCGGCGGACAGATACTCAGGACCTCCCTGACACTCTCGGCCATAACCAACAGACCATTTGAGATATTCAACATCCGCGCGGGAAGGAAGCCCCCCGGTCTGAGACCCCAGCACCTCCAGGCCGTGAAGGCCGCCCAAAAAATCTCCGGCGCCGTAGTGGATGGCGCACAGATCAGCGCAGGGTCTATCACGTTTACGCCGGGCCAGGTAACCCCCGGTGAATATTCCTTTGAGATAGGGACCGCGGGTTCCGTATCGCTGGTACTCCAGACTATATTCCTCCCGCTCGCGGTCTCCGGTGAGGGGATTGAAGGAGGTTCGAAGATACGCATTACGGGTGGCACACACGTGCCGTGGAGCCCATGTTTTCACTACCTGAAGCTGCACTGGCTTAAATATATCAAAACCCTGGGACTCGATGCGGGCCTGGAGATGCCCAGAGCCGGGTTCTATCCACGTGGTGGAGGCGAGATGGTTGCAAAAATTTTCCCGGCAGGTGAAATAAAACCGCTGGTATTAGAAGAAAAGGGCCCACTCAAAAGGATAACCGGCATCTCCGCGGCGGGCAACCTCCCCATGCACATAATACGAAGACAGAGAGAGCAGGCGGAAAAACGGCTTGCCGGGGAAGGTTTCACCTGTCCGCTGTTGATAAAAGAAGAAGAGATGCCAGCCGTTGGCCAGGGGACTATGCTGCTGCTCCTTGCCGAGTTTGAGCATTCATCGTGCTGCTACTACGGGCTTGGCGCGGTGGGAAAGCGCGCCGAGGCAGTGGCGGATGAGGCGGTGGACGGACTGTTAGGTTTTATGAAGACAGACGGCGTGATGGACGAACATCTTGCAGACCAACTGGTGCTCCCCCTGGCCCTGGTCAAGGAACTTTCCCGTTTCGTCACACCAAAAGTCACACGCCACCTCCTGACAAACATAGAGGTCATAAAAAAGTTTCTGTCCGTGGAGATAGAGGTGGAGGATATGGGCGAAAAAGGCGGGAGGGTGAGCATTATCGCTTAA
- a CDS encoding cation:proton antiporter produces the protein MNIFLSVAIILAGALVLASLIKKIEFPAVSAYLLLGILLGPHLLNLVSQHIFVLSNPISLTALGIIAFMLGQELSLENLRASGRSILWISLFETIGVCALVTAAVYYGLHQPFHVAILLGAIAGATDPAATMMVVKQYRAKGPFTKTLLGIVAIDDAWGIITFAICLSIAKLSYMPDAFTHLFSYQAVHPIIEIPVSLLLGGGVAVLLSRASKYVKTNENRLVLVLSAIFFVVGVCLSLDLSVLLANVALGTTLVNIDRNAGKLFNTLREIGAPIYIMFFVLAGAHFDVEAFLKVGSIGIVYIVFRILGKVLSAPPGGYIAGSESSVKKYLGLALLPQAGVALGMALVVKHEFPEVSDIIFTIAVATTVVFEIIGPVCTRYALSKAGEIGKEDTTSA, from the coding sequence ATGAACATATTCCTCAGCGTAGCTATCATACTTGCGGGAGCCCTTGTACTCGCCTCCCTCATAAAGAAGATAGAGTTTCCAGCGGTCAGCGCCTACCTGCTCCTGGGTATACTGCTGGGTCCCCACCTCTTGAACCTCGTATCGCAGCATATCTTCGTCCTCTCCAACCCGATATCACTCACCGCCCTGGGGATTATCGCCTTTATGCTGGGCCAGGAACTCTCTCTGGAGAACCTTCGAGCCTCCGGGAGGTCTATCCTGTGGATATCGCTCTTTGAGACCATCGGTGTGTGCGCGCTGGTAACCGCGGCCGTTTATTACGGTCTGCATCAGCCCTTCCACGTGGCCATACTGCTGGGCGCCATCGCGGGCGCAACGGACCCTGCCGCAACCATGATGGTGGTTAAACAATACAGGGCAAAAGGACCCTTCACCAAGACGCTCCTGGGAATAGTGGCGATAGACGACGCCTGGGGTATTATAACCTTCGCCATCTGTCTCTCGATAGCCAAGCTCTCGTATATGCCCGATGCCTTCACACACCTGTTTTCATACCAGGCCGTCCACCCGATTATTGAGATACCGGTATCCTTATTGCTTGGCGGCGGTGTGGCAGTCCTGCTCTCCAGGGCGTCTAAGTATGTCAAGACCAACGAGAACCGGCTTGTCCTCGTCTTATCGGCCATCTTTTTCGTGGTAGGTGTCTGCCTTTCCCTTGACCTGTCGGTCCTGCTGGCCAACGTCGCGCTGGGCACCACACTTGTAAACATAGACCGCAACGCAGGCAAGCTCTTTAACACGTTGAGGGAAATAGGCGCCCCCATATACATCATGTTCTTTGTGCTGGCAGGGGCCCATTTCGACGTTGAGGCATTTTTGAAGGTTGGCAGCATCGGAATTGTTTATATAGTGTTCCGGATACTGGGGAAGGTATTATCCGCTCCTCCCGGCGGTTACATCGCGGGTTCAGAAAGCAGTGTCAAAAAATACCTGGGCCTTGCGCTGCTCCCCCAGGCGGGCGTCGCGCTGGGCATGGCCCTTGTAGTCAAGCACGAGTTCCCGGAGGTGTCCGACATAATCTTTACCATAGCGGTCGCCACCACCGTCGTCTTCGAGATAATCGGCCCCGTCTGCACCAGATACGCCCTCTCAAAGGCCGGAGAGATTGGCAAGGAAGATACAACGTCTGCATAG
- a CDS encoding histone deacetylase — protein MTLLLYDDIYLKHDTGPNHPENYKRLECIIDHMKSTGLWDRFTMVKPRAATVEEIALAHDEQYIDHARGVAEGGGGHLDPDTVLSRDSYQAALYSAGALLTASDSIIKKDDTSAFCMVRPPGHHARPAQGMGFCVFNNVAIAARYLVSRHNLKRVLIVDWDCHHGNGTQEIFYGDNRVLYVSLHRWPFYPGTGGEDEKGSGKGKGFTINIPLAGDTPRDMYIETFDKMMAGDVRSFDPEFVIISAGFDAYADDPIAGLGLEPDDFATLTRITMELANRCCGGRILSCLEGGYSLQALPLCVEQHLTTLLQATQA, from the coding sequence ATGACACTTCTCCTGTACGACGACATATACCTCAAACACGATACAGGCCCCAACCACCCGGAAAATTATAAGAGGCTTGAGTGCATCATAGACCACATGAAATCCACCGGTCTCTGGGACAGATTCACAATGGTAAAGCCCAGGGCCGCGACTGTGGAAGAGATAGCCCTCGCGCATGATGAACAATATATCGACCATGCCCGGGGTGTAGCCGAGGGCGGGGGCGGCCATCTCGACCCCGACACGGTGCTTTCCCGTGACTCATACCAGGCCGCACTCTACTCGGCAGGCGCGTTACTGACGGCCTCCGACTCCATTATTAAAAAAGACGACACCAGCGCCTTCTGCATGGTCAGGCCACCGGGACACCACGCCAGACCGGCACAGGGTATGGGTTTCTGTGTCTTTAACAACGTGGCCATCGCCGCCCGGTACCTGGTATCCAGACACAACCTCAAGCGGGTGCTGATAGTCGACTGGGACTGTCACCACGGCAACGGGACACAGGAGATATTCTACGGCGATAACCGCGTGCTCTACGTGTCGCTGCACAGGTGGCCGTTCTATCCCGGCACGGGTGGTGAAGACGAGAAGGGAAGCGGCAAGGGAAAGGGCTTTACCATAAACATCCCCCTCGCGGGCGACACCCCGCGTGACATGTACATCGAGACTTTTGACAAAATGATGGCCGGGGACGTCCGGTCGTTCGACCCTGAATTTGTCATCATATCCGCAGGTTTCGACGCCTATGCGGATGACCCCATCGCCGGACTCGGCCTGGAGCCGGACGACTTTGCCACGCTTACACGGATTACTATGGAGCTGGCAAACAGGTGTTGCGGTGGCCGTATACTATCTTGCCTCGAGGGCGGCTACAGTCTCCAGGCACTGCCGCTCTGCGTGGAGCAGCACCTGACGACATTGCTTCAGGCTACTCAGGCATGA
- the hypF gene encoding carbamoyltransferase HypF yields MKVSVCGVVQGVGFRPYVFRLAGSLGLKGYVMNLPWGVLIEAEGEEEKLNEFVLRLPREKPPLARVSSLEFSVLDPVGLEGFSIAKSIEGGEISPMIPPDIAACDECLAEILSPGERRYMYPLTNCTNCGPRLSIINALPYDRPNTTMEAFEMCADCRREYESPADRRFHAQPIACPVCGPHVELWAQTGKTLAEKHDAMERVVELILHGEILAIKGLGGFLLVADARNQKAVVELRRRKRREEKPFALLLPSLDMTRRYCEVSAMEERLLASPESPVVLLNRRGDTDIAGAVAPQNPYLGVMLPCSPLHMILSSGVQAPLVATSGNLTDEPICTDNAEALDRLGGIADYFLIHTRPIARHVDDSVVRVTLGKEMIIRRARGYAPLPIRHSRKNFARVMGVGAHQKNTIALSLDKSIFVSQHIGDLETVEAGEAFLQTISDFTRLFDYKAEAVACDMHPDYFSTVWARKNTAPVVPVQHHHAHIASCMMENELDGQVLGVAWDGTGYGTDGTVWGGEFLLAGYGSFKRVAHLKTFRLPGSERSVKEPRRSALSVLFETFGEGVVERREIPSIESFEAREMELMLEIIKKGVNSPVTSSAGRLFDAVSSILGVRQKASFEGQGAMELEHRARKDLSPAASPHYDFSIDDDAPDDMLVLDWRPVISGIIDDLAKRIDTGVISSKFHNTLSRMIVAVARRVEMDRVVLSGGCFQNKYLVEKTFRDLEREGFRVYTHQRVPPNDGGISLGQVAVAGHIWRNNR; encoded by the coding sequence GTGAAGGTGTCCGTCTGCGGGGTGGTGCAGGGTGTGGGCTTCAGGCCGTATGTATTCAGGCTCGCCGGTTCTCTGGGCCTTAAGGGCTACGTCATGAACCTGCCGTGGGGGGTCCTCATAGAGGCGGAGGGGGAGGAAGAAAAACTTAACGAGTTCGTCCTCAGGCTTCCACGTGAAAAACCACCGCTTGCACGCGTATCGAGCCTTGAATTCTCAGTGCTCGACCCTGTGGGCCTTGAGGGGTTCAGCATCGCGAAGAGCATCGAGGGTGGCGAAATCTCTCCAATGATACCGCCGGATATAGCCGCCTGTGACGAGTGTCTGGCCGAGATCCTCTCGCCTGGAGAGCGGCGGTACATGTATCCACTCACCAACTGCACCAACTGCGGGCCGAGGCTTTCCATCATAAACGCCCTGCCGTACGACCGGCCGAATACCACGATGGAGGCGTTTGAGATGTGCGCCGACTGCCGCAGGGAGTATGAGTCTCCCGCGGACAGGCGGTTTCACGCCCAGCCCATAGCATGTCCCGTCTGCGGCCCGCATGTTGAACTATGGGCGCAAACCGGAAAAACGCTGGCGGAAAAACACGATGCTATGGAAAGGGTCGTCGAACTGATACTGCACGGTGAAATACTCGCCATAAAGGGGCTGGGAGGATTTTTACTGGTCGCGGACGCGCGGAACCAGAAGGCCGTCGTCGAACTGAGAAGGAGGAAGCGGAGGGAAGAGAAACCGTTTGCGCTGCTGCTGCCCTCACTTGATATGACCAGGCGGTACTGCGAGGTCTCCGCCATGGAAGAGCGCCTGCTCGCCTCACCGGAGTCGCCCGTCGTTTTGTTAAACAGACGCGGCGATACGGATATAGCCGGGGCCGTTGCGCCTCAAAACCCGTATCTCGGCGTCATGCTCCCCTGTTCCCCCCTTCACATGATACTCTCCTCCGGGGTGCAGGCGCCTCTGGTCGCCACAAGCGGCAATCTGACGGACGAGCCTATATGCACGGATAACGCAGAGGCGCTTGACAGACTCGGCGGCATTGCCGACTACTTCCTAATCCACACCAGGCCGATAGCACGGCACGTGGACGACTCGGTGGTAAGGGTTACGCTCGGCAAGGAGATGATTATCAGACGTGCCAGGGGTTACGCGCCCCTGCCGATAAGGCATTCGAGAAAAAATTTTGCGCGGGTAATGGGTGTGGGCGCCCATCAGAAAAACACAATCGCCCTGTCGCTGGACAAAAGTATATTCGTAAGCCAGCATATAGGAGACCTTGAGACGGTTGAGGCCGGGGAGGCCTTTTTACAGACCATCTCGGATTTCACCCGGCTGTTCGATTATAAGGCCGAGGCCGTTGCCTGTGACATGCACCCGGATTATTTCTCTACCGTATGGGCACGCAAAAACACCGCGCCGGTCGTCCCGGTTCAACATCACCACGCGCACATAGCCTCCTGCATGATGGAGAACGAGCTTGACGGGCAGGTGCTGGGTGTGGCGTGGGACGGCACGGGTTACGGCACTGACGGCACCGTATGGGGCGGGGAGTTCCTGCTGGCCGGTTACGGGTCGTTCAAGAGGGTGGCCCACCTGAAGACGTTCAGGCTCCCCGGCTCTGAGCGGTCGGTTAAGGAACCCAGGAGGAGCGCCCTTTCCGTACTCTTTGAGACCTTTGGTGAAGGGGTTGTGGAACGCCGTGAAATCCCGTCAATAGAATCATTCGAGGCGAGGGAGATGGAGCTGATGCTTGAAATCATCAAAAAGGGTGTAAATTCACCCGTGACCTCCAGTGCCGGCAGGCTCTTTGACGCGGTCTCGTCCATACTGGGCGTAAGGCAGAAGGCAAGTTTTGAGGGGCAGGGCGCCATGGAGCTTGAGCACAGGGCCCGCAAGGACCTTTCACCGGCAGCATCACCGCATTATGATTTCTCTATAGACGATGACGCACCGGACGACATGCTGGTACTCGACTGGAGGCCGGTCATATCCGGTATCATAGACGACCTTGCGAAACGTATAGACACCGGTGTTATCTCGTCAAAATTTCACAACACCCTCTCCAGGATGATTGTGGCGGTAGCAAGGAGGGTTGAAATGGACCGGGTGGTGCTGTCCGGGGGCTGCTTCCAAAACAAATATCTGGTAGAAAAAACCTTCCGTGACCTTGAAAGAGAAGGCTTCAGGGTCTACACCCACCAGAGGGTCCCGCCCAACGACGGTGGCATTTCTCTGGGCCAGGTGGCCGTGGCCGGGCATATCTGGAGGAATAACAGATGA
- a CDS encoding hydrogenase maturation nickel metallochaperone HypA: MHDIESCKAILDAAAKETKKRNGKRVVRIKLSVGALSGTNPDHLRETLILCSTGTVAEGAELELIKKPATIGCLECGHEFETDGPGFPGCRKCESPRTRIIDGDGVTLESLEIETD, encoded by the coding sequence ATGCACGACATCGAGAGTTGCAAGGCCATCCTCGACGCAGCGGCCAAAGAAACAAAAAAACGCAACGGAAAGCGCGTGGTAAGGATAAAACTGTCCGTAGGCGCCCTCTCCGGCACCAACCCAGACCACCTTAGAGAGACGCTGATTTTATGCTCCACCGGCACCGTTGCGGAGGGGGCGGAGCTGGAACTCATAAAAAAACCCGCTACGATAGGCTGTCTGGAATGCGGGCATGAATTTGAGACGGACGGGCCGGGTTTCCCAGGCTGCCGCAAATGCGAATCTCCCAGGACAAGAATAATCGACGGGGATGGAGTAACACTTGAGAGCCTTGAAATCGAAACAGACTAG
- a CDS encoding HyaD/HybD family hydrogenase maturation endopeptidase: MKKLLILGVGNILLRDEGVGVRVVEKIRDKHRVPDDVEVIDGGTLGLVLIPYLEGREALFIVDAIDRGGRPGEIFRIEGDGIDDVYNSRKLSAHQIGLREILALSKLQNILPERVCLFGIQPQSVDVGLDLSEPVSASIDELIERLLVEVKNLSPAR, encoded by the coding sequence ATGAAGAAACTGCTGATACTGGGCGTGGGGAACATTCTACTGAGAGACGAGGGTGTCGGGGTCCGTGTGGTGGAAAAGATACGCGACAAACACCGTGTGCCGGATGACGTCGAGGTAATTGACGGCGGCACCCTGGGGCTCGTGCTTATCCCTTACCTGGAGGGCCGTGAGGCCCTTTTTATAGTAGACGCCATAGACCGCGGCGGCAGGCCCGGTGAAATCTTCCGCATTGAGGGCGATGGGATAGACGACGTCTATAACTCGCGTAAACTGTCCGCGCACCAGATAGGACTCCGGGAGATACTGGCACTGTCGAAGCTGCAAAATATACTGCCCGAAAGGGTCTGCCTGTTCGGTATCCAGCCCCAGTCGGTGGACGTGGGGCTTGACCTCTCTGAACCCGTATCCGCAAGTATCGACGAGTTGATAGAGAGGCTTCTTGTAGAAGTCAAGAATCTTAGCCCGGCGCGATAG
- the argC gene encoding N-acetyl-gamma-glutamyl-phosphate reductase, with protein sequence MGIAGATAYTSLELIKLLLRHPETEIVYLGTRREEKPPISQIFPSLKRQIDLPTAGLEPEDIPKGVELVFVTLPPTVTMKYVPRYLKAGHRVIDFSADYRFKDAEKYEQWYKSPHTDPDGLKKAVYGLPELFRKEIRKAKLVSNPGCYPVSVILALMPFFIRDMIEPSDIIADSKSGISGGGRNVSPQSMYCERNENLEPYGVGGHRHLPEMEEIIQRAVDMKVKITFSPHLVPMDRGLLSTTYARLKSMTTTEAVTETMKNVYKDEPFIRIKEPDDPPCTKDVVGTNFCDISARVADDRVVIISAIDNLLKGASGIAVQNMNIMYGFPERLV encoded by the coding sequence GTGGGGATTGCCGGCGCTACGGCATATACCAGTCTTGAACTGATAAAACTGCTGCTCCGACACCCGGAGACGGAGATAGTTTATCTCGGCACAAGGCGGGAGGAAAAACCGCCTATATCGCAGATTTTCCCCTCGCTCAAGCGGCAGATTGACCTGCCCACCGCCGGCCTGGAACCTGAGGATATACCCAAAGGGGTTGAGCTGGTGTTCGTCACCCTTCCGCCCACTGTGACCATGAAGTACGTGCCCAGGTATTTAAAGGCCGGCCACAGGGTGATAGACTTTAGCGCCGACTACCGCTTCAAGGACGCTGAAAAATACGAACAGTGGTACAAGTCGCCCCACACCGACCCGGACGGGCTGAAGAAGGCCGTGTACGGGCTGCCCGAACTCTTCCGGAAAGAGATAAGAAAGGCAAAGCTGGTAAGCAATCCGGGATGCTATCCGGTCTCCGTTATACTGGCGCTGATGCCGTTTTTCATAAGGGACATGATAGAACCCTCGGACATAATCGCCGATTCAAAATCGGGCATCTCAGGAGGCGGCAGGAACGTCTCCCCGCAGTCCATGTACTGCGAGCGCAACGAGAACCTGGAACCCTACGGGGTCGGCGGCCACCGACACCTGCCGGAGATGGAGGAGATTATACAACGCGCCGTGGATATGAAGGTAAAGATAACCTTCTCCCCGCACCTTGTGCCCATGGACCGGGGGCTGCTCTCGACCACGTACGCGCGGCTGAAATCCATGACCACCACCGAGGCCGTCACGGAAACGATGAAAAACGTCTACAAGGACGAGCCGTTTATCCGCATAAAAGAGCCCGACGACCCGCCCTGCACAAAGGACGTCGTGGGCACAAACTTCTGCGACATCTCCGCCCGCGTGGCGGATGACAGGGTGGTAATAATCTCCGCCATAGACAACCTGTTAAAAGGCGCCTCCGGCATTGCCGTACAAAATATGAATATCATGTACGGTTTCCCTGAGAGGTTGGTTTGA
- the hypE gene encoding hydrogenase expression/formation protein HypE, with translation MGDAFKPSCPVPHNDDHSHDNAGETQEKITLAHGSGGIPSAELVSKLFVPAFHNKYLEQLHDGSVHDLGSAKIAFTTDSFVVKPIFFPGGDIGSLAVHGTVNDLAMCGARPQLLSLSFIIEEGFPRSDLSRIVESISAACRDAGVMVVTGDTKVVERGGADGIFINTAGVGTVEYEGISPKAVRPGDAVILSGAIGLHGMAVMVTREGLDLETEIESDSAPLWGPVEKVLKSGAKVHCLRDATRGGLSSVLNEIAGAAGVGIEIWENSIPVPEPVRGACEILGLDPLYIANEGRFLSFVASGEGDDNADAAKALEALRSHPLGREARKIGHVTADHKGTVVLRTNIGGKRVVPMASGELLPRIC, from the coding sequence TTGGGTGACGCCTTCAAGCCTTCGTGTCCCGTTCCGCATAACGATGACCATAGTCATGATAATGCCGGCGAAACACAAGAGAAGATTACCCTCGCCCACGGCAGCGGCGGCATACCGTCCGCCGAGCTGGTCAGCAAGCTCTTCGTGCCCGCTTTTCACAATAAATATCTGGAGCAGCTCCACGACGGCTCCGTCCATGACCTTGGCAGTGCGAAAATTGCCTTCACCACCGACTCGTTCGTGGTAAAGCCAATATTCTTCCCCGGTGGAGACATAGGCAGCCTCGCGGTACACGGCACGGTTAACGACCTGGCCATGTGCGGGGCGAGACCCCAGCTACTCAGTCTTTCCTTTATCATAGAAGAAGGTTTCCCCCGGAGCGACCTGTCCAGGATAGTTGAGTCCATTTCAGCGGCATGCAGGGATGCCGGGGTGATGGTGGTAACGGGTGATACAAAAGTAGTAGAGAGGGGCGGCGCGGACGGGATATTCATAAATACCGCGGGAGTCGGCACGGTCGAATACGAGGGTATATCACCAAAAGCTGTGAGGCCGGGGGACGCCGTAATACTCAGCGGCGCGATTGGCCTCCACGGCATGGCCGTCATGGTCACTCGCGAGGGGCTTGACCTTGAGACCGAGATAGAAAGTGACTCCGCGCCACTGTGGGGCCCCGTAGAAAAGGTGCTTAAGTCCGGCGCAAAGGTTCACTGTCTGCGAGACGCCACCCGCGGCGGGTTGTCGTCCGTGCTGAATGAGATTGCGGGCGCCGCCGGTGTGGGCATCGAGATATGGGAAAATTCCATACCCGTCCCCGAACCGGTCAGGGGGGCCTGCGAGATTTTAGGGCTTGACCCGCTCTATATAGCGAATGAGGGCCGGTTTCTGTCTTTTGTGGCCTCCGGTGAGGGTGACGATAATGCGGACGCGGCCAAAGCCCTTGAGGCCCTGCGCTCGCACCCCCTCGGCAGAGAGGCCCGGAAGATAGGCCACGTGACCGCCGACCATAAAGGCACCGTCGTGCTCAGGACAAATATCGGCGGCAAGAGGGTGGTGCCCATGGCCTCAGGCGAATTATTGCCGAGGATATGCTAG
- the hypD gene encoding hydrogenase formation protein HypD, with the protein MKYVDEYRDSEPAQKYVRAIADVIRNEWTIMEVCGGQTHNIIKFGIDTLLPEKITLIHGPGCPVCVTPIEMLDRAVHIASQPGVIFCSFGDMLRVPGSEKNLITSRAEGADVRILYSPLDAIKIAVESPDKKVVFFSVGFEATAPAVAMAILQAKKLGVKNFSALVAHVLVPPALEAILATPNLALNGFLAPGHVSTVIGQKDYERITEKYRVPIVITGFEPLDILFGVYKVVKQLEEGRCEVENAYGRSARPEGNVLARQAVDEVFEATDRKWRGLGVIPKSGLALKEPYRGFDAECLFSVDGIDVEEPPECIAGYILRGLKRPNECPAFGTRCTPQSPLGAPMVSAEGACAAYFNYRRA; encoded by the coding sequence ATGAAATACGTTGACGAGTACAGGGACTCCGAGCCGGCACAGAAATACGTGAGGGCGATAGCGGACGTCATACGTAATGAATGGACGATAATGGAGGTCTGCGGCGGCCAGACCCACAACATAATCAAGTTCGGCATAGATACTCTGCTGCCGGAGAAGATTACGCTGATACACGGCCCCGGGTGTCCCGTTTGCGTTACCCCGATAGAAATGCTGGACAGGGCCGTGCACATAGCGTCACAGCCCGGCGTAATATTCTGTTCGTTCGGCGACATGCTCCGCGTGCCGGGTTCTGAAAAGAACCTTATAACAAGCCGGGCGGAGGGGGCGGACGTCAGGATACTTTACTCCCCCCTCGACGCCATAAAGATAGCCGTGGAATCTCCCGATAAGAAGGTAGTATTCTTTTCCGTAGGTTTTGAGGCGACAGCGCCGGCCGTTGCCATGGCCATACTTCAGGCAAAGAAACTGGGCGTAAAGAATTTTTCCGCCCTGGTGGCGCACGTGCTCGTACCGCCCGCGCTTGAGGCCATCCTCGCCACGCCCAACCTGGCGCTCAACGGCTTCCTGGCCCCGGGTCACGTAAGCACCGTCATCGGACAGAAGGACTACGAGAGGATTACGGAGAAATACCGCGTCCCCATAGTAATCACCGGTTTTGAACCGCTGGATATATTGTTCGGCGTCTACAAGGTGGTGAAACAACTTGAAGAGGGGAGGTGTGAGGTTGAAAACGCCTACGGGAGGTCGGCAAGGCCGGAGGGGAACGTGCTCGCGCGACAGGCGGTGGACGAGGTCTTCGAGGCGACAGACAGAAAATGGAGAGGGTTGGGCGTAATACCAAAGAGTGGCCTCGCATTAAAAGAGCCTTATCGGGGCTTCGACGCCGAGTGCCTGTTCAGTGTGGACGGTATTGACGTGGAGGAACCCCCGGAGTGCATCGCCGGGTATATACTGCGGGGGCTTAAGAGGCCAAACGAGTGTCCGGCATTCGGCACACGATGTACACCACAGTCACCCCTGGGCGCGCCCATGGTCTCGGCCGAGGGGGCGTGCGCGGCCTATTTTAACTACAGGAGGGCCTAA
- a CDS encoding HypC/HybG/HupF family hydrogenase formation chaperone, protein MCLGVPGKVVKIQENALGMTMGIVDFGGAKKEACLAYLDDVKEGDWVLVHIGFAISKIDEEKAKDAFNTLKEIGL, encoded by the coding sequence ATGTGCCTGGGCGTACCGGGAAAGGTGGTAAAAATACAAGAGAATGCCCTGGGTATGACCATGGGCATCGTGGATTTTGGAGGCGCAAAAAAAGAGGCCTGTCTCGCCTATCTGGACGACGTAAAGGAGGGCGACTGGGTGCTCGTGCATATCGGCTTTGCGATAAGCAAGATTGACGAGGAGAAGGCAAAGGACGCCTTTAACACCCTGAAAGAGATTGGGCTGTGA
- a CDS encoding ribonuclease HI family protein, whose amino-acid sequence MKSISDQELLELIRKGIDPDSVKAADPRATRKRLEEFFSRMGDAIRPKLKSDSDSKKKKVVTPVPKGRILIYTDGASRGNPGKAGIGVVIRDGEHNVLDEIGEYIGETTNNVAEYRALIRGLEWALEYHPVKVDVFCDSELVVKQVNGQYKVRAPSILPLHREARKLIGKLPEWRLQYIPREENVQADALANEGIDEYLDSTID is encoded by the coding sequence ATGAAAAGCATCTCCGATCAGGAACTCTTGGAACTTATCCGTAAGGGTATAGACCCGGATAGCGTTAAAGCCGCAGATCCCAGGGCCACCCGCAAGAGGCTGGAAGAGTTTTTCAGCCGGATGGGTGACGCCATTAGACCGAAGTTGAAATCAGATTCAGATTCGAAAAAAAAGAAGGTGGTCACGCCCGTTCCGAAGGGACGTATCCTGATATATACAGACGGCGCGTCGCGGGGTAACCCCGGCAAGGCGGGGATAGGCGTGGTCATCCGCGACGGGGAGCATAACGTTCTGGATGAGATAGGTGAATATATAGGGGAGACAACAAACAACGTAGCCGAATACAGGGCGCTGATAAGAGGTTTGGAGTGGGCGCTTGAATACCACCCGGTGAAGGTGGATGTTTTTTGCGACAGTGAGTTGGTGGTTAAACAGGTAAACGGGCAGTATAAGGTAAGGGCGCCGTCAATACTGCCCCTTCACAGGGAGGCCCGGAAGCTTATTGGGAAACTGCCGGAGTGGCGGCTGCAATATATCCCGAGGGAAGAAAACGTTCAGGCCGACGCCCTGGCAAATGAAGGCATAGATGAGTACCTGGACAGCACTATTGACTGA